A region from the Rosa rugosa chromosome 6, drRosRugo1.1, whole genome shotgun sequence genome encodes:
- the LOC133715743 gene encoding trehalose-phosphate phosphatase A-like isoform X1, with product MDLKSNHTSPVLTDPAPLGKSRLGVHSSLLPYSGPGTAFPASLLLTIPRRKNGFLDDVRSSSWLDAMKSSSPPHRKITKDVNNDSPATEYDIAYRTWMVKYPSALTSFEQITNYAKGKRIALFLDYDGTLSPIVDNPDCAFMSDAMRRAVRRAAKHFPTAIISGRSHDKVYEFVGLNELYYAGSHGMDIMGPVRQSVVGDHRHGFGSTDRQGKDVNLFQPAAEFLPMIGEVLKSLVETTKDIEGAKVENNKFCVSVHYRNVDEKYWAVVAQRVHDILKNYPRLRLTHGRKVLEVRPVINWDKGKAVTFLLESLGLSDCEDVLPIYIGDDRTDEDAFKVLREGNRGYGILVSAVPKESNAFYSLRDPSEVMEFLKSLVIWRKSSAL from the exons ATGGACCTGAAATCAAACCATACTTCTCCTGTTCTCACTGATCCTGCGCCTTTAGGCAAGTCGAGACTTGGCGTACATTCCAGTCTGTTACCATATTCAGGGCCAGGAACTGCTTTTCCAGCAAGCCTTCTCTTAACCATCCCTAGGAGGAAGAATGGATTTCTTGATGATGTTCGCTCCAGCTCTTGGCTTGATGCTATGAAATCTTCATCGCCTCCTCACAGAAAGATAACTAAGGATGTTAACAATGACTCTCCAGCAACTGAGTATGATATTGCCTATCGCACATGGATG GTTAAGTATCCGTCAGCTCTTACATCTTTTGAGCAAATCACTAATTATGCCAAGGGCAAAAGAATAGCATTGTTTCTCGATTATGATGGGACTCTTTCGCCAATTGTAGATAACCCTGACTGTGCCTTTATGTCTGATGCT ATGCGAAGGGCTGTAAGAAGAGCGGCAAAACATTTCCCAACAGCAATAATTAGTGGAAGAAGCCATGACAAG GTATACGAGTTTGTTGGACTAAATGAACTATATTATGCGGGTAGTCATGGGATGGACATAATGGGCCCTGTTAGACAATCAGTAGTTGGTGACCATAGACATGGCTTTGGGTCTACTGACAGACAG GGCAAGGATGTTAATCTGTTCCAGCCTGCAGCAGAGTTTTTACCTATGATTGGCGAG GTTCTTAAATCCCTAGTAGAAACTACCAAAGACATTGAAGGAGCTAAAGTTGAGAATAACAAGTTCTGTGTCTCTGTACACTACCGCAATGTAGATGAGAAG TATTGGGCTGTAGTTGCACAGCGTGTTCATGACATTCTTAAAAACTACCCACGCCTGCGGTTGACTCATGGACGGAAG GTTTTAGAGGTCCGACCGGTGATAAATTGGGATAAAGGGAAGGCAGTCACATTTTTACTTGAATCTCTTG GGCTAAGTGATTGTGAAGATGTGCTCCCAATATATATTGGAGATGACCGCACAGATGAAGATGCATTCAAG GTTCTGAGGGAAGGAAACAGGGGTTATGGCATTTTAGTCTCTGCTGTGCCAAAGGAAAGCAATGCATTTTACTCACTAAGGGACCCCTCAGAG GTGATGGAGTTTCTGAAGTCACTGGTGATATGGAGGAAGTCAAGTGCTCTATAA
- the LOC133715743 gene encoding trehalose-phosphate phosphatase A-like isoform X2, with protein MDVVHICLILQVKYPSALTSFEQITNYAKGKRIALFLDYDGTLSPIVDNPDCAFMSDAMRRAVRRAAKHFPTAIISGRSHDKVYEFVGLNELYYAGSHGMDIMGPVRQSVVGDHRHGFGSTDRQGKDVNLFQPAAEFLPMIGEVLKSLVETTKDIEGAKVENNKFCVSVHYRNVDEKYWAVVAQRVHDILKNYPRLRLTHGRKVLEVRPVINWDKGKAVTFLLESLGLSDCEDVLPIYIGDDRTDEDAFKVLREGNRGYGILVSAVPKESNAFYSLRDPSEVMEFLKSLVIWRKSSAL; from the exons ATGGATG TAGTCCACATCTGTCTAATCTTGCAGGTTAAGTATCCGTCAGCTCTTACATCTTTTGAGCAAATCACTAATTATGCCAAGGGCAAAAGAATAGCATTGTTTCTCGATTATGATGGGACTCTTTCGCCAATTGTAGATAACCCTGACTGTGCCTTTATGTCTGATGCT ATGCGAAGGGCTGTAAGAAGAGCGGCAAAACATTTCCCAACAGCAATAATTAGTGGAAGAAGCCATGACAAG GTATACGAGTTTGTTGGACTAAATGAACTATATTATGCGGGTAGTCATGGGATGGACATAATGGGCCCTGTTAGACAATCAGTAGTTGGTGACCATAGACATGGCTTTGGGTCTACTGACAGACAG GGCAAGGATGTTAATCTGTTCCAGCCTGCAGCAGAGTTTTTACCTATGATTGGCGAG GTTCTTAAATCCCTAGTAGAAACTACCAAAGACATTGAAGGAGCTAAAGTTGAGAATAACAAGTTCTGTGTCTCTGTACACTACCGCAATGTAGATGAGAAG TATTGGGCTGTAGTTGCACAGCGTGTTCATGACATTCTTAAAAACTACCCACGCCTGCGGTTGACTCATGGACGGAAG GTTTTAGAGGTCCGACCGGTGATAAATTGGGATAAAGGGAAGGCAGTCACATTTTTACTTGAATCTCTTG GGCTAAGTGATTGTGAAGATGTGCTCCCAATATATATTGGAGATGACCGCACAGATGAAGATGCATTCAAG GTTCTGAGGGAAGGAAACAGGGGTTATGGCATTTTAGTCTCTGCTGTGCCAAAGGAAAGCAATGCATTTTACTCACTAAGGGACCCCTCAGAG GTGATGGAGTTTCTGAAGTCACTGGTGATATGGAGGAAGTCAAGTGCTCTATAA
- the LOC133716939 gene encoding uncharacterized protein LOC133716939 codes for MDILFWNCRGICNPSTRRALKTLISQHKPAIVFLIKTKIREKEEFGRLQRTLGFDHVEGFLSVGQSGRLGLFWNEETRVRIRQPSHARFIDAVVDDDNGLFRWRLTCFYGNPSAAERQESWNLIRSLSDDDSLPWVVLGDFNEIVHSSEKLDGRLRPESQMRGFREALSYAELVDLGFHGCPYTWSDSETKVRLDRVVVTAAWLDCFSHSRVIHLPPSDWYEDDEGLENIVVHYFENMYKAGVVDSAALEETLQAITPSVSEDMNLSLCAHYSSEELLKHINFTHICLIPKVDSPETMADLRPIALCNVIYKLCSKVIANRLKRLLPQIISPFQSAFIPGRLITDNKLAANELAHFIHNKRSGDEFMALKLDLSKAYDRLEWCFLQKVMGRIGFATSWIQMVMQCVTTVRYSFLMRGKPRGYVVPTRGLRQGDPLSPYLFLLGAEGLSALLLKKAELGVLPGISICEGAPMVNHLLFADDSMLYAEANLQACQEISNVLEVKNVGIVNQRLFASSLGVEVVESHEKYLGLPTYVGRNKTSTFQYIQERLDQKLKTWQGRLLSGAGKDILIRVVAQSLPTYAMSCFQLTKIFCDDLQQGWRILQYPESLIARMYKARYFPNSTFWEAESHPTPSFSWRSIFAARSVLEKGARWQIGDGKDVLLSDPWVPRVAPFRLLPIQGGRDLSWRVSDLLTREGRWNEELVYQVCHGDDVPSILSIPLSSRRVNDRWIWHFDTKGLFSVKSAYRLLMEEVRTEVVPDQIRNSWKKLWSATLPGTAKIFLWKVLSNCLPTMERLIEK; via the exons ATGGACATTCTGTTCTGGAATTGCCGAGGGATTTGCAATCCCTCTACAAGGCGTGCTTTGAAGACTTTGATCTCACAGCACAAGCCAGCGATCGTCTTTCTGATTAAAACGAAGATCAGAGAGAAGGAGGAGTTTGGAAGGCTGCAGCGGACTCTAGGGTTTGATCATGTAGAGGGTTTTTTAAGTGTAGGCCAATCCGGAAGGTTGGGTTTGTTCTGGAACGAGGAAACTAGGGTTCGTATTCGTCAGCCCTCACATGCGCGGTTCATTGACGCGGTGGTGGATGATGACAATGGACTATTCCGGTGGAGACTTACATGCTTTTACGGCAATCCTTCGGCGGCAGAAAGACAGGAGTCGTGGAATTTGATTCGATCGTTAAGTGACGATGATTCACTGCCTTGGGTGGTTCTTGGTGATTTCAATGAGATTGTGCATTCGTCGGAGAAATTGGATGGGAGATTGAGGCCGGAAAGTCAGATGCGGGGCTTCCGGGAAGCCCTGAGTTATGCTGAGTTGGTGGATTTAGGTTTTCATGGTTGTCCGTATACTTGGAGTGATTCTGAAACTAAGGTTCGGCTGGATAGGGTGGTGGTCACGGCAGCCTGGCTTGATTGCTTTTCGCATTCCAGAGTGATCCATCTGCCGCCCA GTGATTGGTATGAGGATGATGAAGGGTTGGAAAACATTGTAGTGCATTATTTTGAGAATATGTATAAAGCAGGAGTTGTTGATTCTGCTGCATTGGAGGAGACTTTACAGGCCATCACTCCTTCAGTTTCGGAAGATATGAATTTATCTCTTTGTGCTCATTATAGTAGTGAGGAG TTACTCAAACATATTAATTTCACGCACATTTGTCTGATTCCTAAGGTTGATTCTCCTGAGACTATGGCAGATTTGAGACCTATAGCATTATGTAATGTGATTTACAAGTTATGCTCCAAGGTTATTGCTAATAGACTAAAGAGGTTATTGCCTCAGATTATTTCACCATTTCAGAGTGCATTTATTCCAGGCAGACTGATTACTGACAACAAGCTGGCAGCTAATGAGTTGGCACATTTTATTCATAATAAAAGATCAGGTGATGAGTTCATGGCTCTCAAACTGGATTTGAGTAAGGCGTATGACCGGTTAGAGTGGTGCTTCTTACAAAAGGTTATGGGAAGGATAGGTTTCGCTACTAGTTGGATCCAAATGGTTATGCAGTGTGTTACTACTGTTAGGTACTCATTTCTGATGCGGGGTAAGCCTCGTGGATACGTGGTTCCAACAAGAGGTTTAAGGCAAGGTGATCCTCTCTCACCTTATCTGTTTTTACTTGGGGCTGAGGGTTTGTCAGCTTTGCTACTTAAGAAGGCTGAGTTGGGTGTGTTACCCGGTATCTCTATTTGTGAGGGTGCTCCTATGGTGAATCACCTCCTCTTTGCAGATGACAGCATGCTATATGCTGAAGCCAATTTACAGGCTTGTCAGGAGATCAGTAATGTGTTGGAAGT TAAGAATGTTGGGATAGTGAATCAGAGGTTATTTGCTTCTTCTTTGGGGGTTGAGGTAGTGGAGTCTCATGAAAAGTACCTGGGGTTACCTACTTATGTGGGGAGGAATAAAACTAGTACTTTTCAATATATTCAGGAAAGGTTGGATCAGAAACttaagacatggcaaggccgtTTGTTGAGTGGAGCTGGGAAAGATATTCTTATCAGGGTGGTGGCCCAATCCTTGCCTACGTATGCTATGAGTTGTTTTCAATTAACAAAAATTTTTTGTGATGATCTTCAGCAG GGGTGGAGGATTCTGCAGTATCCGGAATCTTTGATTGCAAGAATGTATAAAGCAAGGTACTTTCCGAATTCTACCTTTTGGGAAGCTGAGAGTCATCCCACACCTTCTTTCTCGTGGAGGAGTATCTTTGCAGCAAGGAGTGTGTTGGAAAAGGGAGCTAGATGGCAAATAGGGGATGGGAAGGATGTTTTGTTGTCTGACCCGTGGGTACCAAGGGTTGCTCCTTTTCGACTTTTACCTATTCAGGGTGGGAGGGACTTGAGCTGGCGTGTTAGTGACTTGTTGACTAGAGAAGGGCGATGGAATGAGGAGTTGGTGTATCAGGTTTGTCATGGTGATGATGTACCTTCTATTCTTTCTATTCCTTTAAGCAGCCGGCGAGTAAATGATCGTTGGATTTGGCATTTTGATACTAAGGGTCTCTTCTCTGTTAAAAGTGCTTACCGGCTTTTAATGGAGGAAGTTAGGACTGAGGTTGTTCCTGACCAGATACGAAATTCATGGAAGAAGTTATGGTCGGCTACTTTACCAGGTACAGCTAAAATTTTCTTGTGGAAAGTGTTGAGTAATTGTCTTCCAACTATGGAGagattaattgagaaatag
- the LOC133715659 gene encoding LOW QUALITY PROTEIN: acid beta-fructofuranosidase 1, vacuolar-like (The sequence of the model RefSeq protein was modified relative to this genomic sequence to represent the inferred CDS: deleted 3 bases in 2 codons), with amino-acid sequence MDTSTSAYAPLPGEDPLFSGHPPASLRRSWKGFAVIFASVLFLLSLVGLIIHQGPQQPPNVMPDKQDEHHHPQSTTPTSETTSSWEPRGKALGVSAKSNPPVSDELSYNWTNAMFSWQRTAFHFQPERNWMNDPNGPLFYKGWYHLFYQYNPDSAIWGNITWGHAVSTDLIHGYTSPSQWSPINGTMRMACGGSATLLPDGQIVMLYTGDTVDAVQVVCLAYPANLSDPLLLDWVKYPGNPVLTPPPGILSTDFRDPTTAWTGPDGKWRITIGSKVNTTGISFVYHTEDFKTYNMSKGVLHAVPGTGMWECIDFYPVAINGSKGVETSVNNPSVKHVLKASLDDTKVDYYALGTYFEENETWVPDNPALDVGIGLRYDYGRYYASKTFYDQNKERRILWGWINETDTESDDLAKGWASVQTIPRSVLFDNKTGTNLIQWPVEEIEELRLNSTDFSDVLVEAGTVVELDIGTATQLDILVEFELEPLESSETVNSSVGCGGGAVDRGTFGPFGILVIADETLTELTPIYFNLANSTEGDVTTYFCADERRSSKAPDVFKQVYGSEVPVLDGEKHFARVLVDHSIVESFAQGGRTVITSRVYPTEAIYGAARLFLFNNATGLNVKATLKIWQLNSAFIHPFPLDQIQ; translated from the exons ATGGACACTAGTACTTCTGCCTACGCTCCCTTGCCGGGAGAAGACCCTTTGTTTTCCGGTCATCCCCCGGCAAGTCTCCGACGATCCTGGAAGGGCTTCGCCGTGATCTTCGCCTCCGTCTTGTTTCTCTTGTCATTGGTCGGACTAATCATCCATCAAGGCCCGCAACAACCGCCGAATGTAATGCCGGATAAACAAGATGAACATCATCATCCTCAGTCAACTACTCCAACTTCAGAAACTACGTCGTCCTGGGAGCCGAGAGGGAAGGCACTAGGAGTCTCGGCCAAGTCGAACCCGCCGGTCTCCGACGAGCTCTCGTATAACTGGACCAATGCTATGTTCTCTTGGCAGAGAACAGCTTTTCACTTTCAACCAGAACGGAATTGGATGAATG ATCCTAATG gtcCATTGTTTTACAAGGGTTGGTATCACCTGTTCTACCAGTACAATCCGGACTCCGCCATATGGGGCAACATCACATGGGGCCACGCCGTATCAACGGATCTGATCCAC GGCTATACCTCCCCCTCGCAATGGTCGCCGATCAATGGTACGATGCGAATGGCGTGTGGA GGGTCCGCCACGCTACTCCCCGACGGTCAGATCGTAATGTTGTACACGGGGGACACCGTCGATGCTGTTCAAGTGGTGTGCCTTGCGTACCCGGCCAACCTATCTGATCCCCTACTCCTAGATTGGGTCAAGTACCCGGGTAACCCGGTGTTGACTCCTCCGCCAGGCATTTTATCCACGGATTTCCGTGACCCCACCACAGCGTGGACCGGACCGGACGGCAAGTGGCGCATTACTATTGGCTCAAAGGTCAATACAACCGGTATTTCCTTTGTGTACCACACAGAGGATTTCAAAACCTACAATATGTCGAAGGGGGTCTTGCATGCTGTTCCGGGTACGGGTATGTGGGAGTGCATTGACTTTTACCCGGTTGCCATAAACGGGTCGAAGGGTGTGGAAACGTCCGTGAATAACCCGAGTGTCAAGCATGTCCTGAAGGCTAGCTTGGACGACACAAAAGTGGATTACTATGCACTTGGGACTTATTTTGAGGAGAATGAAACATGGGTACCCGATAACCCGGCTCTTGATGTGGGTATTGGGTTGAGGTATGACTATGGAAGATACTATGCATCAAAGACATTTTATGACCAGAACAAGGAGAGAAGGATCCTGTGGGGTTGGATCAATGAGACTGATACCGAATCCGATGACTTGGCAAAAGGTTGGGCATCTGTTCAG ACTATTCCGAGGAGTGTGTTGTTTGACAATAAAACCGGCACCAATTTGATCcaatggccggtggaagagatCGAGGAGTTGAGATTGAACAGTACCGACTTCAGTGATGTTCTAGTTGAAGCAGGAACAGTTGTTGAACTAGATATTGGAACAGCTACACAG TTGGACATTTTAGTGGAGTTTGAATTAGAACCGTTGGAATCATCAGAGACTGTGAATAGCAGTGtaggttgtggtggtggtgctgTAGATAGAGGCACATTTGGACCATTTGGTATTCTGGTCATTGCAGATGAGACTCTTACTGAGCTAACCCCTATCTATTTCAACCTCGCCAATTCAACTGAAGGGGACGTCACAACTTATTTCTGCGCAGACGAAAGAAG GTCATCTAAGGCTCCTGATGTCTTCAAACAAGTTTATGGAAGTGAAGTTCCTGTGTTGGATGGTGAAAAACACTTCGCAAGAGTGTTG GTTGATCATTCAATTGTAGAGAGCTTTGCGCAAGGAGGTAGGACGGTGATTACATCACGAGTTTATCCAACAGAAGCAATCTACGGAGCAGCAAGGCTATTTTTGTTCAACAATGCAACAGGTCTAAATGTTAAGGCCACCCTCAAGATTTGGCAGCTAAACTCAGCTTTCATTCACCCTTTCCCATTAGACCAGATTCAATAA
- the LOC133714445 gene encoding uncharacterized protein LOC133714445, whose amino-acid sequence MREQITQNLVHLGRLDFCLVQTGRNEYSIEHQYLCITTFRILREGRGTEIRTLSSSVFQVDLMGSGLFEVNFSFTPDCEDVEPEEDYCPTASVKSKSETTGMTSEDELNKADRRLYVATGRQEDFFSIPTKVAILS is encoded by the exons ATGAGGGAGCAGATAACTCAGAATTTGGTTCATTTGGGGAGGCTGGACTTTTGTCTTGTACAGACAGGCCGGAACGAATATTCTATTGAGCATCAATATCTTTGTATCACTACATTTCGAATCCTCCGTGAAGGACGAGGAACAGAAATCAGAACCCTAAGTTCATCTGTTTTTCAAGTCGACTTGATGGGCAGTGGCCTTTTCGAAGTTAACTTCAGCTTTACACC AGATTGTGAGGATGTTGAACCAGAAGAAGACTACTGTCCGACTGCATCAGttaaaagtaaaagtgaaaCTACCGGGATGACATCGGAGGACGAACTAAATAAAGCAGATCGGAGGTTGTATGTTGCTACAGGCAGACAAGAGGACTTCTTTTCCATTCCGACCAAAGTGGCAATTCTTAGCTAG